The Cyanobacteriota bacterium genomic sequence GCTGAGAAAAAATCCATTACTGAAATTCCTCTCCGTCCTGCTGATCTGGCGGAATTGATCACCCTGATTGAAGACAACACTATTAGCAGCAAGATTGCCAAAGACCTGTTGCCAGAGTTGTTAACCCAGGGAGGCTCCCCTAAGGCACTTGTGGAACAAAAGGGCTTGGTACAAATCTCTGACACCAGCATCCTAGAGGCAGCGATCGCCGAAGTATTAGCGGAAAATCCCGATGAGCTAGCCAAATATCGCGCTGGCAAGACGAAACTATTGGGCTTCTTTGTGGGCCAAGTGATGAAAAAAACGGGGGGACGTGCAGATCCTAAGCTTACTAACCAACTGCTGACTCAACGGTTAAACTCATGAACCTAGTGCTACCTAGCCTACTCGTGCCAGATCGAGCGCTGTCAGTAGCAGAACTGACGACGCGCATTCAGAATGTTTTAGAAGAGGACGAGCAATTTCAACAGGTATGGGTTACAGGTGAGGTTTCTAGCGCTAGTCGCTATCGGAGTGGGCTATTTTTTACCCTGCAAGATTTGGCGGAAAAGGCTACTATTAGCTGTGTTGTCTGGAGTAGTCAGCTCAACAAGCTGGTCACCCTGCCTTCCCAAGGGGAACAGATTGTCATCCTAGGGCGGCTTCATCTCCATGCCCAGCGGGGACAATATCAGCTAGTGGTATGGCAAGTGTTGCCTGCTGGCGAAGGGCTACGATCGCTGCAATACCGACAACTGCGCGATCGCCTAGAGGCTGAAGGCTTGTTTGATCCCCAACGCAAGCGTCCCCTGCCACCCCATCCCCAAGTCATTGCCGTGGTCACTTCCCCCCAAGCAGCCGCCTGGGGAGATATCCAGCGTACTCTCAAGCATCGCTACCCTGGTCTACGCATCCAGTTTTCCCCAGCCCTAGTGCAGGGAGATCAAGCCCCTGAGGCGATCGTGAATGCTATTCGCCGCGTTGAACAAGCTGGCAAAGCTGATGTGCTGATTCTGTCGCGGGGTGGTGGTGCCACCGAAGATATGGCCTGCTTCAACGATGAGCGGGTAGTACGGGCAGTCGCCAACTGTTCAATTCCCGTGATTTCTGGCATCGGACACCAGCGGGATGAATCCTTAGCAGACCTCGCTGCCGATGTTTGCGCCCATACTCCTACAGCAGCGGCTGAACAGGCCGTGCCTGCCCTTGCCGACCTCGACGATGACCACCAGGCTCGCGTGCAACGTCTCTACGATGCCGTCATCTACTACTGGCAGATGGCCCACGACCGCCTGCAACGATCGCGCGATCGCCTCAAACCCCGACTGTTAGAACTATACCTCCAGCGAGAACATCAAACCCACCAGCGCCTCAAGCACCAGTTAATTCACAGTGCGCAACAACAGGTGCAACGTCAACTCCAGCATTGCCACCTACTGCGGCAAAAACTCATTACCCTAGACCCTTACGCTGTCTTGCAACGGGGCTATGCCCTCGTTCAATACCTCGATGGTCACATTGCCCGTGCTGCGGATGAGTTGCAAGTGGGGCAACACCTCAACGTCCGGCTTGCCCAAGGCCAAGTACAGGTGCAAGTGACGGCAATTCTGGCACCTAATAGCCTAGATGAAGCCTTTCCTGTGGAAACTCGTTCCTGTTCCCTAGTCACTAAACCCCTAACCACCGATGACTGATGCCACCGATCGTCTCCCTGATGCCCAGTCTCCAGACTGGAACTATGAAGCCACTGTCGATGAAATTGAGGCCATTATCACCCAAATTGAATCAGGCGAACTGGACATTGCCGTCGTCTTCGATCGCTTCGCCACGGCTGTTCACTACCTACGACAGTGTGAAACGTTCCTAGCTGAACGCCGTCACCAGATGGACTTGCTAATCGAGACCCTTGCAGACTCAAGCTACCATTAGGGAATGCATGACTTAATCGTCCCTACTCTCGGTTTTGGTTATACAAGTTTTACTACTGTGTGATAATATGATTATATTGAATGGATAGATCAAGTTTGCGGAATGCCTTCCACACCTACAGAGCCAGCTAAGACCTCTGGCACTGGTCAAGCAACAGTAGCAGCAGCAAATGTGCCCAAAGTAATAAATACAGGGGCTACAAATGAGTGCGGCATCGCCAAGCTGACACCTGAAGCGTTAAGCCTGATGGCAAGTTTCTTCAAAGTTTTATCGGAAGTGAGTCGGCTCCAAATCATTTGTTCCCTGAAGACAGGAGCGAAGAATGTAACAGAGATTATTGAAGAAACCGAACTAGGACAAGCAAATGTTTCCAAGCATCTAAAGATGCTGACTCAAGCTGGAGTAGTTGCCCGTGAGCAACGTGGGGTCTGTGTTTACTATCACATTGCCACTCCACTCTTGTTTGAACTGTGCGACTTGGTTTGTGAGGCGTTGACAATGCAAGTTGAGCAGCAAAGCCAGCAACTTCAGCAGTGGTCACAGTTAAGACGGAGTTGTTAAGGATCGGCACGATCGCCAATGTCAACACACAACAAGCCGTTCAAGTACTAAGGAGACAGGTAACTACACCATTTCTCCAAAAGCCAGCCACATAACCTATCCTGGTCATTCCAGATTAAGAAGAGACAGTCAAGTCCCTCTCCCATGCTTTGGGGGAAGGCTTGGGGTAAGGGCAACTGTTGCCCTCTAAATTGCAGCAACTGTCACAAGGTCGGTAGAAGGTATGTCAACTTGAGGGGTAGCCAAGGGTTTGCCTCCAGCAATAGGTGGTATGTGTGAACCTTAATCATAGACGATCTTAT encodes the following:
- the xseA gene encoding exodeoxyribonuclease VII large subunit: MNLVLPSLLVPDRALSVAELTTRIQNVLEEDEQFQQVWVTGEVSSASRYRSGLFFTLQDLAEKATISCVVWSSQLNKLVTLPSQGEQIVILGRLHLHAQRGQYQLVVWQVLPAGEGLRSLQYRQLRDRLEAEGLFDPQRKRPLPPHPQVIAVVTSPQAAAWGDIQRTLKHRYPGLRIQFSPALVQGDQAPEAIVNAIRRVEQAGKADVLILSRGGGATEDMACFNDERVVRAVANCSIPVISGIGHQRDESLADLAADVCAHTPTAAAEQAVPALADLDDDHQARVQRLYDAVIYYWQMAHDRLQRSRDRLKPRLLELYLQREHQTHQRLKHQLIHSAQQQVQRQLQHCHLLRQKLITLDPYAVLQRGYALVQYLDGHIARAADELQVGQHLNVRLAQGQVQVQVTAILAPNSLDEAFPVETRSCSLVTKPLTTDD
- the xseB gene encoding exodeoxyribonuclease VII small subunit, which encodes MTDATDRLPDAQSPDWNYEATVDEIEAIITQIESGELDIAVVFDRFATAVHYLRQCETFLAERRHQMDLLIETLADSSYH
- a CDS encoding metalloregulator ArsR/SmtB family transcription factor; this encodes MPSTPTEPAKTSGTGQATVAAANVPKVINTGATNECGIAKLTPEALSLMASFFKVLSEVSRLQIICSLKTGAKNVTEIIEETELGQANVSKHLKMLTQAGVVAREQRGVCVYYHIATPLLFELCDLVCEALTMQVEQQSQQLQQWSQLRRSC